A section of the Branchiostoma lanceolatum isolate klBraLanc5 chromosome 19, klBraLanc5.hap2, whole genome shotgun sequence genome encodes:
- the LOC136424936 gene encoding alpha-(1,3)-fucosyltransferase 7-like, with protein METGKNQANATLAANANYLKTAGKLTILTIFLLLTFIVYDKYTSEDFVSLNRPVSYKKGNIKGQILGVMQRSTQLRRSDVISDSSHNPSSRFYSVWNDVDTQVVNQGENKTQEDKKKILVWNPWPPISMTRRACPSMPQCEYTKDRAEFASADAVIFWFYTMPNVYNKSWFPQPRPINQHWIMRTPDCPLFTRNTDWVSYGGVFNWTMTYRSDSDVYMPWGHITKLYEEIALKPDTLGKHYPKQKGKLVVWYVSNCYRKLTRFVYASELMRHIQVDVFGACGKEYCKDYGGSCFADHLHQYKFYLAFENFKCTEYITEKLWINGLKFDAVPIVLGAPRKDYERFAPPNSFIHVDDFKSPRALASYLNYLDQNEDKYMEYFAWKTNPPKNLPDFKSHWCEVCKKLVQVRPTERKVYNDIDRWWRGENFDVCESMVMVDNIRHKSNAIHYP; from the coding sequence ATGGAGACTGGAAAAAATCAAGCAAACGCTACCCTTGCAGCAAACGCGAACTATCTAAAAACGGCTGGAAAACTGACGATATTGACAATATTTTTGTTATTAACGTTCATAGTGTACGATAAGTATACATCAGAAGATTTCGTTTCGTTGAACCGCCCGGTTTCTTACAAGAAAGGCAACATAAAAGGTCAAATTCTTGGCGTTATGCAGCGGTCAACACAACTCAGAAGAAGTGACGTCATTTCCGATTCCTCCCACAATCCTTCGTCACGATTCTATTCCGTCTGGAACGACGTGGACACACAAGTAGTAAACCAAGGAGAAAACAAGACGcaagaagacaagaaaaaaatccttgtCTGGAATCCATGGCCACCAATCTCTATGACAAGGCGTGCGTGTCCCTCCATGCCACAATGCGAATACACGAAAGATCGCGCAGAATTTGCAAGTGCGGATGCCGTCATCTTTTGGTTCTATACGATGCCAAACGTCTACAACAAATCCTGGTTTCCCCAACCACGACCTATAAACCAACACTGGATAATGCGTACGCCAGACTGCCCTCTTTTCACAAGAAATACAGACTGGGTTTCCTACGGTGGCGTCTTCAACTGGACAATGACTTACAGAAGTGACTCAGATGTTTATATGCCTTGGGGGCATATCACTAAACTGTATGAAGAAATCGCTTTAAAACCAGACACCCTAGGTAAACATTACCCCAAACAAAAAGGCAAACTAGTCGTATGGTATGTAAGTAACTGTTATAGAAAGTTGACCAGGTTTGTCTATGCAAGTGAGTTGATGAGACACATCCAAGTAGACGTATTTGGTGCATGTGGAAAGGAATATTGCAAAGATTACGGCGGAAGTTGCTTTGCAGATCATTTACACCAGTACAAATTCTATCTAGCGTTTGAAAACTTTAAATGTACTGAATACATCACAGAAAAGCTTTGGATCAACGGCCTTAAATTTGATGCTGTGCCAATTGTTCTAGGTGCACCGAGAAAAGATTATGAAAGATTCGCTCCACCAAATTCGTTTATTCACGTTGACGATTTCAAATCACCAAGAGCGTTGGCAAGCTACTTGAACTATCTCGACCAAAACGAAGACAAATATATGGAGTATTTTGCATGGAAAACTAACCCTCCGAAGAACTTGCCTGACTTTAAAAGCCACTGGTGTGAAGTGTGTAAGAAGCTTGTCCAAGTGAGACCGACAGAAAGAAAGGTTTATAATGACATTGACAGGTGGTGGAGGGGTGAAAACTTTGATGTCTGCGAATCTATGGTCATGGTTGATAATATCAGACACAAATCGAATGCCATACATTATCCATGA